Proteins encoded by one window of Modestobacter marinus:
- a CDS encoding aldo/keto reductase, protein MELRHLGRTGISVSQLCLGAMMFGAVGNPDHDEGVRIVHRALDAGITFIDTADVYSGGESEEVVGKALAGGRRDGVVLATKVGLPFGQDPNQRGTSRRWITQAVENSLRRLGTDWIDLYQVHRLDPATDVDEALGALSDLVHAGKIRTFGASTVPASEIVEAQWTAERRGRERFRTEQPPYSVLTRAVEADVLPTAQRYGMGVLTYSPLAGGWLSGKYRKGQEVSGPGSVGRAQRFPGVYDAADPANAAKLDAADALGTLADESGLTLVQLAIAFVVRHPAVTSAIVGPRTMEHLESYLAADGVQLSDDVLDRIDAIVPPGHTVNVGDNMWTTPALGAAARRR, encoded by the coding sequence GTGGAACTACGCCATCTCGGCCGCACCGGCATCTCCGTCAGCCAGCTCTGCCTCGGCGCGATGATGTTCGGCGCCGTCGGCAACCCCGACCACGACGAGGGCGTGCGGATCGTCCACCGCGCCCTCGACGCCGGCATCACGTTCATCGACACCGCCGACGTGTACTCCGGCGGCGAGTCCGAGGAGGTCGTCGGCAAGGCCCTGGCCGGCGGCCGGCGCGACGGCGTCGTCCTGGCCACGAAGGTCGGCCTGCCGTTCGGGCAGGACCCCAACCAGCGCGGCACGTCCCGGCGCTGGATCACCCAGGCCGTGGAGAACTCGTTGCGCCGGCTCGGGACCGACTGGATCGACCTCTACCAGGTGCACCGGCTCGACCCGGCCACCGACGTCGATGAGGCGCTGGGCGCCCTGTCGGACCTGGTGCACGCCGGGAAGATCCGCACCTTCGGCGCCTCCACCGTCCCCGCCTCGGAGATCGTCGAGGCACAGTGGACCGCGGAGCGCCGCGGCCGGGAGCGGTTCCGCACCGAGCAGCCGCCGTACTCGGTCCTCACCCGCGCCGTCGAGGCCGACGTGCTGCCCACCGCCCAGCGGTACGGGATGGGCGTGCTCACCTACAGCCCACTGGCCGGCGGCTGGCTGTCGGGCAAGTACCGGAAGGGCCAGGAGGTCAGCGGGCCGGGCTCGGTCGGCCGCGCGCAGCGCTTCCCCGGGGTCTACGACGCCGCGGACCCGGCGAACGCCGCCAAGCTCGACGCTGCCGACGCCCTCGGCACACTCGCCGACGAGAGCGGGCTGACGCTGGTGCAGCTGGCGATCGCCTTCGTGGTCCGGCACCCGGCGGTGACCTCGGCGATCGTCGGGCCGCGCACGATGGAGCACCTGGAGTCCTACCTCGCCGCCGACGGCGTGCAGCTGTCCGACGACGTGCTCGACCGCATCGACGCGATCGTCCCGCCCGGCCACACGGTCAACGTCGGCGACAACATGTGGACGACGCCGGCGCTGGGCGCCGCAGCCCGGCGCCGGTGA
- a CDS encoding TetR/AcrR family transcriptional regulator has translation MVKKTTGGRLTRQDWVHAGFAAVIDSGIDALAVEPLAARMGTTKGSFYWHFADRAALVTAVLEVWEQLATAAVVDELGQVADPRERLRMLLAVVFRDADEDRFEHAVHSTAAHPQVAPALARVTATRLGFLTDLFLELGLPQARAHDRARIAYAAYLGHLQLRRLDAVGEPSPDAVRRYADELLAVLAAT, from the coding sequence GTGGTCAAGAAGACGACGGGTGGCCGCCTCACCCGCCAGGACTGGGTCCACGCCGGCTTCGCAGCCGTGATCGACAGCGGGATCGACGCACTCGCGGTGGAGCCGCTGGCGGCGCGGATGGGCACCACCAAGGGGAGCTTCTACTGGCACTTCGCCGACCGGGCCGCACTGGTCACGGCGGTGCTCGAGGTGTGGGAGCAGCTCGCCACCGCGGCCGTCGTCGACGAGCTGGGCCAGGTCGCCGATCCCCGCGAGCGACTCCGCATGCTCCTCGCGGTCGTCTTCCGGGACGCGGACGAGGACCGCTTCGAGCACGCAGTCCACTCCACCGCGGCCCATCCCCAGGTCGCCCCGGCGCTGGCCCGCGTCACCGCCACCCGCCTCGGCTTCCTCACCGATCTGTTCCTGGAGCTCGGCCTCCCGCAGGCTCGCGCCCACGACCGGGCCCGCATCGCCTACGCCGCGTACCTCGGCCACCTGCAGCTCCGCCGGCTCGACGCCGTGGGCGAGCCCTCACCCGACGCGGTGCGCCGGTACGCCGACGAGCTCCTGGCCGTCCTCGCGGCGACCTGA
- a CDS encoding TetR/AcrR family transcriptional regulator — MTPDAVRPAVRRADAERNRERILAAARQGFAEPGAPLSMAEVARRAGVGMATLYRNFPGRRELLEALYTDQVDDVCAAAASVAGSPGDALVAWVHRFASFIASKHELAAELLAQTDGPGPVLDRSRERVLAAGRPLLAAAQAAGDVRGDLTLEQVLDMVIAVSAIHGDPDYSRPILATALDGLRAR; from the coding sequence ATGACTCCCGACGCCGTCCGTCCCGCTGTGCGGCGTGCCGACGCCGAGCGCAACCGGGAACGGATCCTCGCCGCCGCGCGCCAGGGGTTCGCCGAACCGGGCGCCCCGCTGTCGATGGCCGAGGTCGCCCGCCGGGCCGGGGTCGGGATGGCCACGCTCTACCGCAACTTCCCCGGACGGCGGGAGCTGCTGGAGGCGCTCTACACCGACCAGGTGGACGACGTCTGCGCGGCGGCCGCCTCGGTGGCCGGCTCCCCGGGTGACGCGCTGGTCGCCTGGGTGCACCGCTTCGCGTCCTTCATCGCGAGCAAGCACGAGCTCGCCGCCGAACTGCTCGCGCAGACCGACGGCCCCGGCCCGGTGCTCGACCGGAGCCGGGAGCGGGTGCTGGCCGCCGGCCGGCCGCTGCTCGCCGCCGCCCAGGCGGCCGGGGACGTCCGCGGTGACCTGACCCTGGAGCAGGTGCTCGACATGGTCATCGCGGTGAGCGCCATCCACGGCGACCCCGACTACTCCCGCCCGATCCTGGCCACGGCGCTGGACGGGTTGCGCGCCCGCTGA
- a CDS encoding DUF3995 domain-containing protein produces MRNAHGRIVTAPFAQVAELLDGLGADGDRLWPGDRWPPMVLDRGPEPGSSGGHDRVRYSVEAVRRSGPVRSVAFRFAPPTGLVGTHRFDAEDLGDGRVQLRHVIDAQPIRWARIGWPLAVRWLHDALVEDAFDGAEAVLAGEPVQRRRLSPWVRALRGAARAAGARPEPEAALRSRRVAADATTVALVGVGALHAVWALGVPWPARDARSLAQTVVGGSTFPSAAATWSVAGLLGAAAVVVQSRVRPRRRVAVVPFPVADLGVRTVAGVLALRGGAGLVVSASGVGGATARFRALDLTLYSPLCLALAWGTRRTWAGGGAPPATGPRDPREVPSCVTSPGSMR; encoded by the coding sequence GTGCGGAACGCCCATGGACGGATCGTCACGGCACCGTTCGCGCAGGTCGCCGAGCTGCTCGACGGCCTCGGCGCCGACGGCGACCGGCTGTGGCCCGGTGACCGGTGGCCGCCGATGGTCCTCGACCGCGGACCGGAACCCGGCAGCTCAGGGGGGCACGACCGGGTGCGCTACTCGGTGGAGGCGGTGCGACGGAGCGGACCCGTCCGCTCGGTGGCGTTCCGCTTCGCGCCGCCGACGGGGCTCGTCGGCACGCACCGGTTCGACGCTGAGGACCTGGGCGACGGGCGGGTGCAGCTGCGCCACGTCATCGACGCCCAGCCGATCCGCTGGGCGCGGATCGGCTGGCCGCTGGCGGTGCGGTGGCTGCACGACGCCCTCGTCGAGGACGCGTTCGACGGTGCCGAGGCGGTGCTGGCGGGTGAACCGGTCCAGCGGCGCAGGCTGTCCCCCTGGGTCCGGGCGTTGCGCGGCGCGGCCCGCGCGGCCGGGGCCCGGCCGGAGCCCGAGGCGGCCCTCCGGTCCCGGCGCGTCGCGGCCGACGCCACCACCGTGGCGCTGGTCGGCGTCGGTGCTCTGCATGCGGTGTGGGCGCTCGGCGTCCCCTGGCCTGCCCGCGATGCGAGGTCGCTCGCGCAGACCGTCGTCGGCGGCAGCACCTTCCCGTCGGCCGCTGCCACCTGGTCGGTCGCAGGACTGCTCGGCGCCGCCGCCGTGGTCGTGCAGTCACGCGTCCGCCCGCGCCGTCGCGTCGCGGTCGTCCCCTTCCCGGTCGCGGACCTGGGCGTGCGCACGGTCGCGGGGGTGCTGGCGCTGCGCGGCGGCGCAGGCCTCGTCGTCTCCGCGTCCGGGGTCGGCGGTGCCACGGCTCGCTTCCGGGCGCTCGACCTGACCCTCTACTCCCCGCTGTGCCTCGCCCTCGCCTGGGGCACGCGACGCACCTGGGCCGGTGGCGGCGCGCCACCCGCGACCGGCCCTCGCGACCCGCGTGAGGTGCCGAGCTGCGTCACCTCTCCCGGCTCGATGCGGTGA
- a CDS encoding CGNR zinc finger domain-containing protein, whose translation MRLVDDRPADEAFLLELLNTTPVVDRTQQDLLDGDQGRAWLRDRGGDGSVAEQDATRAARDALQAVARGNEGAQALAPLLSDVRLMPSIEDEGISWSLTDVPPPRTLVVRALLAWDAVHRTSPGRLRPCANDECALFLIDHSKPNRARWCSMATCGNRMKARRHHERTRAEASTVEPGD comes from the coding sequence ATGCGACTGGTCGACGACAGGCCCGCCGACGAGGCGTTCCTGCTCGAGCTGCTGAACACGACGCCGGTCGTCGACCGCACCCAGCAGGACCTGCTGGACGGCGACCAGGGCAGAGCGTGGCTGCGGGACCGCGGCGGCGATGGCTCGGTCGCCGAGCAGGACGCGACCCGCGCCGCCCGCGACGCGCTCCAGGCGGTCGCTCGCGGGAACGAGGGTGCCCAGGCGCTGGCACCACTGCTGTCCGACGTGCGCCTGATGCCCTCGATCGAGGACGAGGGCATCAGCTGGAGCCTCACGGACGTCCCGCCGCCCCGCACCCTGGTCGTCCGCGCGCTGCTGGCCTGGGATGCCGTGCACCGCACCAGCCCCGGGCGGCTGCGACCGTGCGCCAACGACGAGTGCGCGCTGTTCCTCATCGACCACAGCAAGCCCAACCGCGCCCGCTGGTGCTCGATGGCCACCTGCGGCAACCGGATGAAGGCCCGCCGGCACCACGAGCGCACGCGCGCCGAGGCATCCACCGTCGAACCCGGAGACTGA
- a CDS encoding alpha/beta fold hydrolase, producing the protein MAHVHHRFARVDGRQLFYREAGSADAPVVVLLHGYPTSSFMFRELIPQLADRYRVVAPDMLGFGLSDAPPVAEFDYTFDALADLTARLLEQLGVTRYAIYVQDYGAPVGWRLALGDPEAVTAIVTQNGNGYDAGFVDSFWAPVWDYGRDPNADTEAAIRTALSLDAIRWQYLHGVADQTLVSPDAWHHDHALVSRPGNDLAQLALFRDYRTNPPLYPALHQYLRDSQVPVLAVWGGNDEIFAPEGARSFAQDAVDAEVHLLDGGHFLLESAGDRVAELIRDFLGRRLPGAAAA; encoded by the coding sequence ATGGCCCACGTCCACCACCGCTTCGCCAGAGTCGACGGGCGGCAGCTGTTCTACCGGGAGGCCGGATCGGCCGACGCCCCCGTCGTGGTCCTGCTGCACGGGTACCCGACCAGCTCGTTCATGTTCCGCGAGTTGATCCCGCAACTGGCCGACCGCTACCGGGTGGTCGCGCCGGACATGCTGGGCTTCGGGCTGTCCGATGCGCCGCCGGTGGCGGAGTTCGACTACACCTTCGACGCGCTGGCAGACCTGACGGCCCGTCTGTTGGAGCAGCTGGGCGTGACCCGGTACGCGATCTACGTCCAGGACTACGGCGCCCCGGTGGGCTGGCGGCTGGCGCTGGGCGACCCGGAGGCGGTCACCGCGATCGTCACCCAGAACGGCAACGGCTACGACGCCGGCTTCGTCGACAGCTTCTGGGCCCCGGTCTGGGACTACGGACGGGACCCGAACGCGGACACCGAGGCGGCGATCCGGACCGCGCTGAGCCTCGACGCGATCCGCTGGCAGTACCTGCACGGGGTCGCGGACCAGACGCTGGTCAGCCCGGACGCCTGGCACCACGACCATGCCCTGGTGTCCCGCCCCGGCAACGACCTCGCCCAGCTGGCGCTGTTCCGCGACTACCGCACGAACCCGCCGCTCTACCCGGCGCTGCACCAGTACCTGCGCGACAGCCAGGTGCCCGTGCTCGCCGTCTGGGGCGGGAACGACGAGATCTTCGCCCCCGAGGGTGCGCGCAGCTTCGCCCAGGACGCCGTCGACGCGGAGGTCCACCTGCTGGACGGCGGGCACTTCCTGCTGGAGAGCGCCGGTGACCGGGTCGCCGAGCTGATCCGCGACTTCCTCGGCCGCCGGCTCCCCGGCGCTGCTGCGGCCTGA
- a CDS encoding response regulator, giving the protein MTLRLLLADDDALLRAGVTVVLSQQPDVEVVGEVADGLAAVEACQRLAPDVVLMDVRMPGIDGIEATRRIVAVGSPAKVLVLTTFRNDDYVWEALRAGASGFLLKRASPERLVEAVRTVAAGDSLVDPAVTRALIGRFVAGATPSVPSGPVDGLTERETQVWRLIADGLSNDEIAHALGIAASTAKTHVKHVLAKTGARDRAQAVVLAYRRGVAVPQAGSGPV; this is encoded by the coding sequence GTGACCCTCCGCCTCCTGCTCGCCGACGACGACGCCCTGTTGCGCGCCGGGGTGACCGTCGTCCTCTCGCAGCAGCCGGACGTCGAGGTCGTCGGTGAGGTCGCCGACGGGCTCGCCGCGGTCGAGGCGTGTCAGCGGCTGGCCCCGGACGTCGTGCTGATGGACGTGCGCATGCCCGGCATCGACGGCATCGAGGCGACCCGGCGGATCGTCGCCGTCGGCAGCCCGGCGAAGGTTCTGGTGCTCACCACCTTCCGCAACGACGACTACGTCTGGGAGGCGCTCCGGGCCGGTGCCAGCGGCTTCCTCCTCAAGCGCGCGTCGCCTGAGCGCCTGGTCGAGGCGGTGCGCACGGTGGCGGCCGGGGACTCGCTCGTCGACCCGGCCGTGACCCGCGCGCTGATCGGGCGGTTCGTCGCCGGGGCGACGCCCTCGGTCCCGTCCGGCCCGGTCGACGGGCTCACCGAACGGGAGACCCAGGTGTGGCGGCTCATCGCCGACGGGCTGTCGAACGACGAGATCGCGCACGCGCTCGGCATCGCCGCCTCGACCGCGAAGACGCACGTCAAGCACGTGCTCGCGAAGACCGGTGCGCGGGACCGGGCCCAGGCGGTGGTGCTGGCCTACCGCCGGGGCGTCGCGGTGCCCCAGGCGGGGAGTGGCCCGGTCTGA
- a CDS encoding SRPBCC family protein produces MNLDGSAVLSAAPEQVWAVITDPAVLARTIPGCESLDQVGEDSYTMVVSAGVGAIRGKYAGEVRLSDLTFPSSYVMHASGSGGPGSVRATVQIKLAPSGDGTELTYSADAVVGGAVAGVGQRMITGVAKKMAGQFFSAVDKELTEPNVVAEVTPLPVVRNGSAEPSAEPVTFAAKAPAATGGWVPAEAKPLLVGAAGGGVLTLLGVWVGYLLGRRS; encoded by the coding sequence GTGAACCTGGACGGCAGTGCGGTGCTCTCGGCGGCCCCCGAGCAGGTGTGGGCGGTGATCACCGACCCGGCCGTGCTGGCGCGGACCATCCCGGGCTGCGAGTCGCTGGACCAGGTCGGCGAGGACAGCTACACGATGGTCGTCTCGGCCGGGGTGGGTGCGATCCGCGGCAAGTACGCGGGCGAGGTGCGACTGTCCGACCTCACCTTCCCGTCCTCCTACGTGATGCACGCGTCGGGGTCGGGTGGGCCGGGGTCGGTGCGGGCCACGGTGCAGATCAAGCTGGCGCCGTCCGGCGACGGCACGGAGCTCACCTACTCGGCGGACGCGGTGGTGGGCGGCGCGGTCGCCGGGGTCGGACAGCGGATGATCACCGGCGTCGCGAAGAAGATGGCCGGGCAGTTCTTCTCCGCCGTGGACAAGGAGCTGACCGAGCCGAACGTCGTCGCCGAGGTGACGCCGCTGCCGGTGGTGCGCAACGGTTCCGCGGAACCGTCGGCCGAGCCGGTGACCTTCGCGGCGAAGGCCCCGGCCGCGACGGGGGGCTGGGTGCCGGCGGAGGCGAAGCCCCTGCTGGTCGGCGCCGCCGGCGGCGGCGTGCTCACCCTGCTCGGCGTCTGGGTCGGTTACCTCCTCGGCCGCCGGAGCTGA
- a CDS encoding (2Fe-2S)-binding protein — translation MIEVRTERAISVVVNGVPREATVPVRWLLSDALRHEFGLTGTHVGCEHGVCGSCTVLVDGRPTRSCLVLAVQVDGHEVTTVEGLSRSDHQGGQVLHPIQEAFRECHALQCGFCTPGFLTTIAAGLDSRDPSVEITDEEVDELVGGNLCRCTGYANIKKACRSAAAAMREASGAEMAISAPDGEATS, via the coding sequence ATGATCGAGGTCAGGACCGAGCGGGCGATCTCCGTCGTCGTCAACGGTGTTCCACGTGAAGCGACGGTGCCGGTGCGCTGGCTGCTGTCGGACGCGCTGCGGCACGAGTTCGGGCTGACCGGCACGCACGTGGGCTGCGAGCACGGGGTCTGCGGCTCGTGCACGGTGCTGGTCGACGGCCGGCCGACCCGCTCCTGCCTGGTGCTCGCCGTGCAGGTCGACGGGCACGAGGTCACCACGGTCGAGGGGCTGTCGCGGTCGGACCACCAGGGCGGGCAGGTGCTGCACCCGATCCAGGAGGCGTTCCGGGAGTGCCACGCCCTGCAGTGCGGGTTCTGCACGCCGGGCTTCCTGACCACGATCGCCGCGGGCCTGGACAGCCGCGACCCGTCGGTGGAGATCACCGACGAGGAGGTCGACGAGCTGGTCGGCGGCAACCTCTGCCGCTGCACCGGCTACGCCAACATCAAGAAGGCCTGCCGCTCCGCCGCCGCCGCCATGCGTGAGGCGTCCGGGGCAGAAATGGCCATTTCTGCCCCGGATGGGGAGGCGACCTCGTGA
- a CDS encoding sensor histidine kinase, with amino-acid sequence MIQRPPARDALAAAVALVLLLAGRAGADLDAAPLLVVAPPVMAAGALAWARTAPLTSYVVGTAALAAEALLVAPGTLTPYVNLLGVYLLGLYGSRTHALWGPVVLLAGIAAYFAGGRPAAAGVPVGVVAVWLLAWAFAYRTARRGEERDAARLALRDEAVAEERARIAQELHDLLGHTLTVMVVQAGAGRVVLDTEPARARALLETIESTGREAMDELDRLLSALGEQAADPPGMADLPRLVARLAEAGVAVRLDVAPGADDVPRSLHSSAYRIVQEALTNALNHGAASSAIVRVARVGGALTLEVVDDGRAPHAYAPGRGLIGIAERAAVLGGSVEHGPTAAGGFRVSASLPVPERVG; translated from the coding sequence GTGATCCAGCGACCGCCCGCCCGGGACGCCCTCGCGGCCGCGGTCGCGCTCGTGCTGCTGCTCGCGGGGCGCGCCGGGGCCGACCTCGATGCCGCGCCGCTGCTCGTCGTCGCGCCGCCGGTGATGGCGGCCGGGGCGCTGGCCTGGGCCCGCACCGCACCCCTGACGTCGTACGTCGTCGGGACCGCCGCACTCGCGGCCGAGGCGCTCCTCGTCGCGCCGGGCACGCTCACGCCGTACGTGAACCTGCTGGGCGTCTACCTCCTCGGGCTCTACGGCAGCCGCACGCACGCGCTCTGGGGCCCGGTCGTGCTGCTGGCCGGCATCGCCGCCTACTTCGCCGGCGGGCGCCCGGCCGCCGCCGGGGTGCCGGTCGGGGTGGTCGCGGTCTGGTTGCTGGCCTGGGCGTTCGCCTACCGGACGGCCCGGCGCGGCGAGGAGCGCGATGCCGCCCGGCTCGCGTTGCGCGACGAGGCCGTGGCGGAGGAGCGAGCCCGCATCGCCCAGGAGCTGCACGACCTGCTCGGCCACACGCTCACCGTCATGGTCGTGCAGGCCGGCGCCGGCCGCGTCGTGCTCGACACCGAGCCCGCCCGGGCACGCGCCCTGCTGGAGACCATCGAGTCCACCGGGCGCGAGGCGATGGACGAGCTCGACCGCCTGCTCTCCGCACTCGGTGAGCAGGCGGCGGACCCGCCCGGGATGGCGGACCTGCCCCGGCTGGTCGCCCGGCTGGCCGAGGCGGGGGTGGCCGTGCGGCTCGACGTGGCGCCCGGGGCCGACGACGTCCCGCGCAGCCTGCACTCCTCGGCGTACCGGATCGTGCAGGAGGCGCTCACCAACGCGCTGAACCACGGAGCCGCGAGCTCGGCGATCGTGCGGGTCGCCCGCGTCGGGGGTGCGCTCACGCTCGAGGTGGTCGACGACGGCCGGGCGCCGCACGCCTACGCGCCGGGGCGCGGGCTGATCGGGATCGCCGAGCGGGCCGCGGTCCTCGGTGGCTCCGTCGAGCACGGGCCGACTGCGGCGGGCGGGTTCCGGGTGTCCGCGAGCCTGCCGGTGCCGGAGCGCGTCGGGTGA
- the cutA gene encoding aerobic carbon-monoxide dehydrogenase large subunit, with protein sequence MTTKFFGEPVRRREDARLIVGQGRYLDDIGPDAYAAAFVRSPYAHARVLDIDVSAAMDVEGLLAIYTYEDLTGPLAEPLPVLIPHPQLTAPRTGYPLVRDVAQHVGEPIVMVVATDRYVAEDAAALIEISYEELPVVVGVDAAEAAGHTVHDDVPDNVAARHHQETGDVEAALAASAHTLSFTQYFERSASMPMEGKGVHARWDDADSSLRVYSSTQASTSVRAAIAAKLELSLEKVEVIAPDVGGGFGVKIVHPWPEELLVPMAARLLGHEVKWTEDRREHFVSSAHERQQRQEVRVGYDDDGRITALDVLVWHDNGAYTPYGIIVPINTATQLLGPYDIPVYRAVVNSVYTNTVVVTPYRGAGRPQGCFAMERTMDRIAQERGLDRALVRERNLIQPDQFPYDWGLTFQDGRPLVYDSGDYPAMIAKLKALVDWDGFAGRRAAAEARGKLLGIGMAPYVEGTGPGPYEGAHVQVLGSGKVLVSTGLTSQGQGHETVFAQLAAAELGVPLEDVEVTTGDTRRFGYAVGTFASRAAVVSGNAVALAARGVKEKALRIAAEVLEADPADLEIDEGLVQVKGTPGASIPLRTVAVLSNPLRYAFDEAARQATQFAGPGDDSKPPVAVGDAPGLEHTDYYSPLRSTFASGAHAVVVEIDPATWEIAIEQYAVVHDCGTIINPMIVEGQVHGGVAQGVGGALYERMAYDRDGQLTNASFMDFLMPYASEVPDVDIDHQSTPSPLNELGIKGAGEAGVIPGSAAIASAIEDAVGRRIAAMPISPTELYDLVRSDVERVINNPTGAMA encoded by the coding sequence GTGACGACGAAGTTCTTCGGGGAGCCGGTGCGCCGGCGCGAGGACGCCCGGCTGATCGTCGGCCAGGGCCGCTACCTCGACGACATCGGCCCGGACGCCTACGCCGCGGCCTTCGTCCGCAGCCCGTACGCGCACGCCCGGGTGCTCGACATCGACGTCAGCGCGGCGATGGACGTCGAGGGCCTGCTGGCCATCTACACCTACGAGGACCTCACCGGCCCGCTGGCCGAGCCGCTGCCGGTGCTCATCCCGCACCCCCAGCTCACCGCACCGCGCACCGGGTACCCGCTGGTGCGCGACGTCGCCCAGCACGTCGGCGAGCCGATCGTGATGGTGGTGGCCACCGACCGGTACGTCGCCGAGGACGCCGCCGCGCTGATCGAGATCAGCTACGAGGAACTGCCGGTCGTGGTGGGCGTCGACGCGGCCGAGGCCGCCGGGCACACCGTGCACGACGACGTCCCGGACAACGTCGCCGCCCGGCACCACCAGGAGACCGGCGACGTCGAGGCGGCGCTGGCCGCGTCGGCACACACCCTGTCCTTCACCCAGTACTTCGAGCGCAGCGCGTCCATGCCGATGGAGGGCAAGGGCGTGCACGCCCGCTGGGACGACGCCGACTCCTCGCTGCGGGTCTACTCCTCCACCCAGGCCTCGACCTCAGTCCGCGCGGCGATCGCGGCCAAGCTCGAGCTGTCGCTGGAGAAGGTCGAGGTCATCGCCCCCGACGTCGGCGGCGGGTTCGGCGTGAAGATCGTGCACCCGTGGCCGGAGGAGCTGCTCGTGCCGATGGCCGCGCGGCTGCTCGGCCACGAGGTGAAGTGGACCGAGGACCGGCGCGAGCACTTCGTCTCCAGCGCGCACGAGCGGCAGCAGCGGCAGGAGGTCCGGGTCGGGTACGACGACGACGGCCGGATCACCGCCCTCGACGTCCTGGTCTGGCACGACAACGGCGCGTACACGCCCTACGGGATCATCGTGCCGATCAACACGGCCACCCAGCTGCTCGGGCCGTACGACATCCCGGTCTACCGGGCGGTCGTGAACAGCGTCTACACGAACACCGTCGTCGTCACGCCGTACCGCGGTGCCGGGCGGCCGCAGGGCTGCTTCGCGATGGAACGCACGATGGACCGGATCGCCCAGGAGCGCGGCCTGGATCGGGCGCTGGTGCGCGAGCGGAACCTGATCCAGCCCGACCAGTTCCCCTACGACTGGGGCCTGACGTTCCAGGACGGCCGGCCGCTGGTCTACGACTCCGGCGACTACCCCGCGATGATCGCCAAGCTGAAGGCGCTGGTCGACTGGGACGGGTTCGCCGGGCGCCGGGCCGCGGCCGAGGCGCGCGGGAAGCTGCTGGGCATCGGGATGGCGCCCTACGTGGAAGGCACCGGGCCGGGGCCGTACGAGGGCGCGCACGTGCAGGTGCTGGGCAGCGGCAAGGTGCTGGTCTCCACCGGTCTCACCTCGCAGGGCCAGGGGCACGAGACGGTGTTCGCCCAGCTGGCGGCCGCCGAGCTCGGCGTCCCGCTGGAGGACGTCGAGGTGACCACCGGCGACACCCGGCGGTTCGGGTACGCGGTCGGCACCTTCGCCTCCCGGGCCGCGGTGGTGAGCGGCAACGCCGTCGCGCTGGCCGCGCGCGGGGTGAAGGAGAAGGCGCTGCGGATCGCCGCGGAGGTGCTGGAGGCCGACCCGGCGGACCTGGAGATCGACGAGGGCCTGGTGCAGGTGAAGGGGACGCCGGGCGCCTCCATCCCGCTGCGCACGGTCGCCGTCCTGTCCAACCCGCTGCGCTACGCCTTCGACGAGGCGGCGCGGCAGGCGACCCAGTTCGCCGGCCCGGGCGACGACTCGAAGCCGCCGGTCGCGGTCGGGGACGCGCCGGGGCTGGAGCACACCGACTACTACTCCCCGCTGCGCTCGACCTTCGCCTCCGGCGCGCACGCCGTGGTGGTGGAGATCGACCCGGCGACGTGGGAGATCGCGATCGAGCAGTACGCGGTGGTGCACGACTGCGGCACGATCATCAACCCGATGATCGTCGAGGGGCAGGTGCACGGCGGTGTCGCGCAGGGCGTGGGCGGGGCGCTGTACGAGCGGATGGCCTACGACCGGGACGGGCAGCTGACCAACGCCTCGTTCATGGACTTCCTCATGCCGTACGCCTCCGAGGTGCCCGACGTGGACATCGACCACCAGTCGACGCCGTCGCCGCTGAACGAGCTGGGCATCAAGGGCGCCGGCGAGGCCGGCGTCATCCCCGGGTCCGCCGCGATCGCCTCGGCGATCGAGGACGCGGTGGGACGGCGGATCGCGGCGATGCCGATCTCCCCCACCGAGCTGTACGACCTGGTGCGCTCGGACGTCGAGCGTGTGATCAACAACCCGACTGGAGCGATGGCGTGA